In one Spirosoma rigui genomic region, the following are encoded:
- a CDS encoding GumC family protein encodes MSTSDLTFDDDQEEPTDVLGYVFKYLRYWYWIVLSLIISFIVAYVYLAKFTPVYQVNATLLIKDEKKMNAEILEKLDMGSQSKMVENEIEVLKSRALIGKVVDVLNLKISYWEEGRARDKELYEKSPITLDATEITDYAYGHPLFIKLEPGKRYQLLDDDQTSLGTFDYNQQVKTNYGRFRVFAKDSLKSTITTPVKVVFQNRDALINGLVSSLQIELLNYSSSLISLNLETTIPNKGKEILTKLLNEYTFTTLEDKNREATNTLRFIEERLKLVTAELGDVEQSVEQYRRVKGVTDLSSEANLFLGKVEENDSKLNELDIQIKVLNGIDDYLNSSQVGIVAPATMMGTSDPVLTSYIDQLSQLEIERSKLAQTVQASNPYLETINNQMRNVKQAIKENLNNQRKSLTVAKRSLLDLNSRLEGAISAIPRKEREFVGIKRQANIKEDLYLLLLKTREETAISYASTVTDSRVVDVPFSSGAVIRPVKNNVYLLALLLGLALPVALLMLKDVLTNTVQSKKQIEQKTGLKVFGEVGLKPKGEEGQIIEVKSQSFASEQLRMIRSDLQYLIMDASEERGHTILITSSTGGEGKSFITLNIAASLALLDKKVVILGLDLRKPKVHEYVQVRNKIGISNYLISKAGIEDIIQRTSIKNLAIIPSGPIPPNPSELLANGRIKELIEELRQSFDYIVIDSPPLGLVTDATLLAPFTDVCFYLIRHEVTPKVYLNTINTLHKKNIFKSLNIVFNAVNYKNSSDYGYGYSYGDGNKGYYTEGTSGTSSPKWYSRLLTKEQS; translated from the coding sequence ATGAGCACGAGTGACTTAACGTTTGATGATGATCAGGAAGAGCCCACTGATGTATTGGGTTATGTGTTTAAATATCTAAGATACTGGTATTGGATTGTCCTGTCATTGATAATCTCGTTCATTGTTGCGTATGTATATCTGGCAAAATTCACACCTGTTTATCAGGTGAATGCAACGCTTCTTATCAAAGATGAGAAGAAAATGAATGCCGAAATACTCGAGAAGCTGGACATGGGTAGTCAAAGCAAGATGGTCGAGAATGAAATTGAAGTGTTAAAATCAAGAGCCCTCATTGGAAAAGTAGTAGATGTTCTAAATCTAAAAATTAGTTATTGGGAAGAAGGGCGGGCCCGTGACAAGGAGTTATATGAGAAAAGCCCAATTACGCTTGATGCGACGGAAATTACGGATTATGCGTATGGCCACCCTTTATTTATTAAACTGGAACCTGGTAAGCGATATCAATTGCTAGATGATGACCAAACTAGCTTGGGTACGTTTGATTATAATCAACAGGTTAAGACAAACTACGGGCGGTTTAGAGTATTTGCTAAAGACAGTTTGAAAAGCACAATTACTACACCTGTAAAAGTAGTTTTTCAGAACAGAGATGCACTGATCAATGGCTTGGTCAGTAGCTTACAGATAGAGCTTCTAAATTACTCGAGTAGTCTAATTTCACTTAATCTGGAGACTACTATACCTAATAAGGGAAAAGAAATATTAACAAAATTATTGAACGAATACACATTTACGACACTCGAAGATAAAAATAGAGAAGCAACCAATACGCTTCGGTTTATTGAGGAGCGACTGAAGTTAGTGACCGCAGAACTCGGGGATGTGGAGCAAAGTGTAGAACAATACCGAAGGGTAAAGGGAGTTACCGACTTAAGTTCTGAAGCCAACCTCTTTTTGGGAAAAGTAGAAGAAAATGATTCGAAACTCAATGAACTGGACATTCAAATTAAAGTATTGAATGGTATTGATGATTACTTAAATAGTTCACAAGTTGGTATTGTGGCACCAGCTACTATGATGGGTACGAGCGACCCTGTGCTGACCTCCTATATTGATCAACTATCGCAACTCGAAATTGAGCGTAGCAAATTAGCTCAAACTGTACAGGCCAGTAATCCGTATCTGGAGACTATCAACAACCAGATGCGTAATGTTAAACAAGCCATTAAAGAAAACCTTAACAATCAACGCAAAAGCCTGACAGTAGCTAAACGTAGTCTACTTGATTTGAATTCTCGCTTGGAGGGGGCTATATCTGCGATCCCGCGAAAAGAAAGGGAATTTGTGGGTATTAAAAGGCAGGCAAATATAAAAGAAGACCTTTATCTGTTACTCTTAAAAACCAGAGAGGAGACTGCTATATCCTACGCGTCGACAGTTACGGATAGCCGTGTTGTTGATGTACCTTTTTCTTCAGGTGCAGTCATCAGGCCAGTCAAAAACAATGTTTATTTGTTAGCTCTGCTACTGGGTCTGGCGCTTCCTGTTGCTTTACTCATGTTGAAAGACGTATTGACAAATACGGTTCAATCAAAGAAGCAGATTGAACAGAAAACAGGATTGAAAGTATTTGGTGAAGTAGGTCTAAAACCAAAAGGAGAAGAAGGACAGATCATTGAGGTGAAAAGTCAGAGCTTTGCCAGCGAACAACTCCGAATGATCCGTTCAGACTTACAGTATCTAATCATGGATGCCTCAGAGGAGCGTGGACATACTATTTTAATAACGTCTTCAACCGGGGGGGAGGGGAAAAGTTTTATCACCCTTAATATCGCTGCATCACTCGCTCTGTTGGATAAGAAGGTGGTTATTTTAGGCCTTGACCTGCGAAAACCTAAAGTACATGAGTACGTACAGGTACGTAATAAAATAGGCATATCAAATTATCTAATTAGTAAAGCTGGCATTGAGGATATAATTCAGCGAACCTCTATCAAAAACTTGGCTATAATACCAAGTGGGCCAATTCCACCAAATCCGTCTGAATTACTGGCAAATGGCCGCATAAAGGAACTGATAGAAGAGTTAAGGCAGTCATTTGATTATATAGTGATTGATTCTCCACCACTGGGTCTGGTAACAGACGCGACACTATTAGCACCGTTTACTGATGTTTGTTTCTATCTGATACGGCATGAAGTAACCCCGAAAGTATACCTAAATACTATAAACACTCTCCATAAAAAGAATATATTCAAATCACTGAATATAGTTTTTAACGCAGTCAATTATAAGAATTCTTCGGATTATGGATATGGCTATAGCTACGGCGATGGCAATAAAGGGTATTATACTGAAGGTACATCAGGTACATCGTCTCCAAAATGGTACAGCCGATTGTTAACTAAAGAACAGTCTTAA
- a CDS encoding polysaccharide biosynthesis/export family protein — translation MYKYSVCTSVLMRLLLSGLLISQFIACTTIKPAPPELEYFVSKDSIYPAYLDTATPQLTKIQKGDILGIIVSSLNKESNDILNFYNVSSLPLATFTPGSAGATNQPLGYPVDSLGNVSMPLIGKQKLEGLSLQQAEEKIRAKVEETLKEPAVNIRFMNHKFTVLGEVGQVGTFNLLNDRTTLIEAITAAGDLTIYGKRDNIKVIRVHDGKRQIGQVSLRNRDVFGSPYFYVRNDDIIYVEPTKNKVLPVAPEQPSLFVQRTPLYLSIVSTLLSLAFIVTRF, via the coding sequence ATGTATAAGTATAGTGTCTGCACATCTGTATTGATGCGGCTGTTACTGAGTGGTTTACTAATTAGCCAGTTCATTGCCTGTACAACAATTAAACCTGCACCGCCAGAACTGGAATACTTTGTCAGCAAGGATTCGATTTACCCCGCGTACCTGGATACCGCGACGCCCCAGCTTACTAAAATTCAAAAAGGTGATATCCTGGGCATTATTGTTAGTAGTCTTAACAAGGAGTCGAATGATATATTAAACTTTTACAATGTAAGCTCTCTACCCCTGGCCACGTTTACACCTGGCTCAGCAGGTGCCACCAATCAACCGCTGGGCTATCCGGTTGATTCGCTAGGAAACGTGTCGATGCCGTTGATCGGTAAACAGAAGCTGGAAGGTCTGTCTTTGCAGCAAGCCGAAGAGAAAATCCGCGCTAAAGTTGAAGAAACCCTCAAAGAACCGGCCGTTAATATCCGGTTTATGAACCACAAATTTACCGTCTTAGGTGAAGTTGGGCAGGTAGGTACATTTAATTTACTCAATGACCGGACAACACTAATTGAAGCTATAACTGCCGCAGGCGATCTAACCATTTATGGCAAGCGGGATAATATTAAAGTCATCAGAGTGCATGACGGAAAGCGGCAAATAGGCCAGGTAAGTTTGAGAAACAGAGACGTTTTTGGTTCGCCGTATTTCTACGTACGAAATGATGATATAATCTACGTGGAACCAACCAAAAATAAGGTGCTTCCTGTAGCTCCTGAGCAACCTAGCCTATTTGTCCAGCGTACACCCCTGTACTTAAGTATCGTCAGTACACTACTGTCATTAGCGTTTATCGTCACAAGATTTTAG